The Vidua macroura isolate BioBank_ID:100142 chromosome 2, ASM2450914v1, whole genome shotgun sequence DNA window GGAAGAGGTTGGGAGCTGGAAGGAGAGTAGATTTGAACCAGTTCATTGCTGATTTCCACCTATCTTTTCAAAGCTGTAACCTGCCCCATGAGCGTCATCTCCAACTCTGTTCTTGACCCAAAGAAGGACAGGTATATCTTAAAGGACATTGTGAAGGTGACCTGTGTGGAAGGCTACGAAATTGTGACggtaagtgaaataaaaaagcacatGTCCCTCTGGCCTGCTCAGCAACACCTGGAGGCCATTCCCATCAGGGGTCCTGAGTACTTTTGGGAACCCAAAGTTTTCAACACAGCAGTAGTAAGAGGAATCCTCTTTCAGCCACTGCAGCATTTTGAGGCCCCTCCATTGGAGCACCTGTGTCAGATGTATTTAATGTCCAGGGACTTACATGGATCAtatgtttttgggttttttttcctagcaacGAGACAGCATCACAAGTTTTCTCTCCAGCTGTCAGGAAAATGGTGAATGGACCAATTCCCATTTGAGCTGTGTTCGTAAGTGACCTGTGTCTGTATCATGGGAAGGGAATTGGAATGAAGTGTTTAGGCTCTAGATCCACTATATCTCCAGATTAGGGGGATGCTGAAGTACTGGGATGTGAGCATGCTGAAGGGACAGAGAAAGTGAGCCCACATGACTGTACAGGGATTAGAGAAGCTGAGTGCTTCCCTGTCATACAAAATAATCATATTGTTGCATGAGGGTGCCCCTTAGATTGTATTtgatcttttttgtttcttctccacAGCTGTCAACTGTGGTGATCCCCCTCCTGTTGACAATGCTCAAGCCTCATACGTCTCCGAACTCCACGAGCCTCTGTACACAGCTGCTGTCCGCTATCAGTGTGAGGCACCCTACTACACCCTGGAAAACAAAGGGCATGGTGAGCATTGCCTCTGCTGCACAATCATATTCCTTTGGTTAAAGGCCTTAGGAATGGCTCTGGCACCGCCGTGGGGCTGGGATTTTGTGCCATCAGGTCAAGACTGGTGTGCGGTTGCAGGCAGTAGTTTAGTGTTGCCTCTGTGTTTCATACACTCTAACAATGTTGACCTTAAATGCATTAGCAAGTCCTCTCTCTGTTCGCCTTATGAGGTTTTTGTCACACGTAGCACAGAGTTCTGGTGGAAAAGTAAAGGACTCAAGAAATCTGTTAGATGAGGTTTCTCCCAAAAAGGGATAGAAGCACCCTGGAAGGGAGATAACAGCAATGTTTACCAAGTTGTGCTTTCTTTGGAAATAAGAAGGTTGGTATATCATGTACAGTAGTGTTATTTACCCTGTGTTTGTCTTGATTGTGTCCTTATGGAACTCTTTTTTCTCTCGTGTTTTCCTAGTGATATATCAGTGCTCAGCCAGTGGAGAATGGGTCAATGAAGAGATGGGAACAAAGCTACCAAAATGTGTTCCAGGTACTACCAAATATTGTAGTGACATGCAGCATATGAATAACACTTCTTCTTTcatctctgtatttttattttcttaatttccagCTGACAGAGAGAATTTTAAAGCCTGTGTACTACTCAGTTTATCCTTGCAGAGGAGGCAGCATGACTTGGCCTACTTGTGCATGATGCCTGTTCACTCCTTCAAAGCCTCAGATCCTCACTGGCAAAGTACAAGATCCAGGTGGAGGAGATTCAACTCTCTTAAAAGTTCAGTCACAGCTTAGACAGTGATTTGGATGATACAAGTATACAGTGAAAAAGGCAAACTGAAAGATAAAGCTTAGGGAATTTACTACCCAAGAGGAGGCTACAAAGAATATGAAGCCAAATTCTTCTCAGTGGGACACAGCAATAAAAGGCAATGACAGGCTCGAGTTGCAACAAAGGAAATTCTGATTGTATCTAAGGAAAAATGCTCCCCCAAAGCACTGGAACTGCTGTCCAGAGAGGCTGGCTAATCACTACCTTGGGAGATAAGCAGAAGTTACTTGTCAAAGCCCCTGAATAACCTGGCTTTGGAGTTAGAAGGGCAGGGGGGAGGGCAGTTAGGGAGGAATAGGTTGAGCTAAAGGCCCCGAGAAGTACCTTCCAGCATAAATCTTCCTATGATTATGAAAAATTCTTTAACAAATCTTGCTTCATGCAAATTAGAAGCTATCTGCTGGCTATAGTTCCTTTATCTCTGATTTTCTAACTAAGGATTCAATGCAAACAAAGCAATGTGATAAGAAATCTGTTTCCTAGCAATGTCAGAATGACCACTCTTATTTATGTCATTATTAACATTCTGCAAAACGTTACTGAACATTTTGCTCAAAAAGCATGGAGCATCTCTACACCCAGAAGACCCACAGATAAGATCCCCAACTGCTTAAGATTTTACATACTTATAGAATGGAGAGGCAAAATGGTAAAACATCCATGACAAACCTGAACTTTTAACCTGCGAGTATCTGGAGttcacaacaacaacaacaacaacaacaacaacaacaacaactcacacaaaaacaacaaaaacaaacaaaaaaaccaatgaaaaaactccccaaaaaaccaaaacaaaacaaaaagccaacaaacaaacaaaaccaacaaaaatccctaactgaaccaaactaaaaatatatatatttaaagagCAGTGTCATATTTCTAAGAAACCAAACAAGCATTTTTTCAAAGACAATCCCTTCATCTAAAGAGCATCattcagcaaaggaaaaatgccaATTAGAAGGCAATTAAATTGTGAGCTTTGACATACCTAACACTGTCAGGGtgacagctgctttccagaaaactgaattttagaATGAGCATTTTAAATCTAAATTGTTTGTTGATTGTATTTTTTCTAGAATTTCCTTTGATTTCTTTGTAAATACTAATTGCAAGCTCTATGGCATAAAATATAAACATGGTTACTCAGATTCAAAAATTACTTAGAGGACACAAGAAGGAGGGGATTGCGGGCTTTTTAGCAGTACCAAAGAACTCCCTGTTTGTAACTGCTAATTCTCCCATCTTGTCTTTCTCtcgtctttctttcttttctttctagtcTGTGGGGTGCCTAGCAATCCCATCCGAGACACAGGAAGGATTTTTGGAGGCACCCGTGCAGAAGAGGGGAACTTTCCCTGGCAGGTATATTTCAATGACCCCAGAGCAAGCGGAGTGCTCATCTCTGACAGATGGGTGATGACTGCAGCTCATGTGCTGGACGGATATGACAAGCCCCTCATGTATGCTGGGGTAATCAATGTTCGTAGAGAATTCCTGAGGGGGGAAGCCGAAAAGCTTATCCCAGAAGCTTCCTTCATCCATCCTGGTTGGAAGGAGGAGCCTGCAGAAACCAGGATCGATTTTGATAATGATATTGCCCTACTGAAGCTGAAGGATCCCGTGAAGATGGGTCCAAACATCTCACCCATCTGTCTTCCTGGTAAATCACCTGAATACGAGCTGGAAGAAGGGACTCTGGGCTACATTGCTGGATGGGGTcgaagagagaaaggaagactCCCTGCTGATCTTTGGAAGGCCCAGATTCCCGTGGTGAACATGGACAAGTGCCGATCTGTGAAACCAGAGGGCTTTGATGATTCCATCGTTTACATATTCACGGACAATATGATCTGCGCTGGCGGTGGCAAGGACAGCTGCCAGGGGGACAGTGGTGGAGCCTATGCCATCCAGGATCCTCTGAATGCCACCCGGTACTATGTTGCGGGGCTCATTTCCTGGGGGCCAAAATGTGGCACCTTCGGCCTTTACACCAAGGTGGTGCGTTACTTGGACTGGATCAGAGAGACCATGCGCGAGCACGAGGGTGAGGAAGCTTGGCAGAAATAGCTGTTTGTCCTTTCAGCACCGTCACCCTTTCTAAATGTGACCCTGTTCACTCTGTGTATACAATGGGCAATATGTAACACATTGTAACTCGTCCTGTCTATGCTGTGTGGAGAGTCAGGAGTATGGATCTGTTTCTCCCACTGTCGTCATGTCTGGGAAGGGAAACTCTCCTTCTTCCATTCATAGTAGTGTAAAAGGAAGACATTATTCTGAATAAAAGAGActccttctgcttcctttcatttttgtctATCTTATTTTTTCCCACTTGGAAAAGACCTAGCTGTGCCCCATTGAAACCTGACAGGGAGGTTTCAGTGAAGACGAGAGAGAATAATGGTTGGTTCTCATGGAAGGTTCAGAGCCTGGTTTCTGATTTATGTATTTCTTGACCTGTTCAGAATATCTAACAGCATTAAAGAATGTCCAAAGTGCCTTTTGTGCAATGTACTATTGTGTCTGTAATGCCTTTCTTCTTCTCAGTCTAGACCTAGTCCTCCTTGAAACTCCCTGAATCAAGTGTCTAATCATATTCTGACCCTGTCAGCTTTCATCAAGCTGGAACTTGTAGTAGCTCATCTTTCTACCACAGTCTTTATTAAGTTCTTCTGAGATGGTTCTATCTCACTGATCAACCATTACCAGCAATGAGGACTTCAGACTTCTGAGTTAAGCTGAAGAGACCAGACATCTTCAAAAGAACTTAATTCACCTGTCCTCAGGCTTcacttttttcaaattttattgaGTTAGAAAAGAATAAAGCTTGATTTTTCTCCCAAACACTACCTTCTCTTAATTTAGGGAAGGAATGTTACCTGACATGTGTTAGAGGTATTTTCTGCTCCAGAAGGTCCTATTATCACTCGCAGACATCCTTCCACTGAGATTACCAGGGAACTGGTACAGATGGCATATGCTGGAAGACTGAGTTTGTTCAGCTTGAAGAGGAGGAAGTAGATAAGGGGGATCTAACTGCTGTATTCAGATACCTGAATTTCCAGTTGGGCTTTTTCCTAGCATTTGGGtcagcactggaacaggtgcCACAACAGACTGTCCTTAGATCTCTTAATAACTTTCCCTGAAGCTCTGAAGTTAGCCCCACTGTCAGCAGTGGAGCGGACAGACACATCTTCTTCCAGCCTGTTTTTATAGGAGTTTAAGAAATGGTAAGGAGGATGTGTACAGCTCTTGGGAGATTTCTTATGGAATCCTGCACTCAGCTGAAGCACCTTCAGTTTTGTGTAACAAGCAAAACATTATTGGATTGTTGGACTAGTGACCAAGTATCTTATATCTTGTTTCTCTCAGTGACTCATAAGAATACAGTAGGTTATTTTGCAGTAGAAAAACTAGTCAAGAAGACAGCTCCAGAAAATACCCACAACACAAGAGAGGTCGGCTTTTCTCTGAGTCAGCATCATTTTAGAACTGCTGTCCTGCAGTTAAAGCTTTATTTCatatagtattaaaaaaaatccatcctcaACTTCTGATCAGTAAAGTTTCCTGAGTTCTCTTCTCCATGAGATTGGCTGTTATCTTCCCTGCTTTTGCAATGTGGCACCATACAGACAAGTTATTTTTGCCTCCCTTGAAGCCACCTGCAGTTTCAGACCAGATAATCTAATGGTAGTGTTGGGACAGATAAGCAGCTGCCACAGGCCATTGCCAAACTTGAAACACTTTAGTGGTAGGTAAAGCAATCCCTATACAAAGTCCATAAGTTGCTTTCAGTGGTGAGAAGTATTcagtttttgttaaaaacatagacaaaaaaatgtaaaacaccTGGTTCATCCAGCaagtattttaatattcatAGACTCTCCCTGATGCCAATGGGCTTACGCACACTGTACCCAGCAGAAACCACCCCATCCTTCAAGGAAGTCTTCTTCCCTGCAACCTTCCCACAAAAGAGAGTACAGAAGTAGACTGCAGTAGTCTCATGATATCATCAGCATTTCAAACCATAACATGTTTGCTGTAATGAGATTTCCTGAGATGGTTAAGGCTTCATCCGGTTGTAAGATTTGTATGAACCAGAACACCCACAAAGGCATCCCCCAAGCTGTCAATGGTACAATCAAACAGCATGGTGGCTTTCAGAAGTGCTCATGAAGGTTACATGCTTTGCGTGTTCGAAAAGCCTTTGTGACATCATGAAAAGCTTTGGCTATGATTTGCTGTGTCTGGAAATTGATATGTTAATGGTGCTTCAGGTAGTAGGACAGCAATACCTAGTGCCTGTCCTCCTTTACTATCCCATTGATCCAGTCCACATAGTTGAGGATCTTGGTGTAGAAGCCGTAGCCTGTGGCACAGCCGATTCCCCAAGAAACGATGCCGGTAGCCACCCAGCGACCACTTTCCCTGTCTAACACCGTGAAGACGCTCCCACTATCCCCCTGGCAGGTATCCTTCTTGCCTTCGAGGAGGCCAGCACAGAACATGTTCTCAGAGAAAACCATAGGGATACCTTTCTTATTACTGTCTAGCCAACTCTGACACTTCTCTTGTGAAACTGCTGGTAGGCTCACGTACTTCAAATCGCTTGAGATGCGGTTTTTATCCACACCAAAGCCGCTCACGTAGCCCATGTGCCCATGCGCGTAGAATGAGGTGTTGGTGGCATCTGGGAGACAGATGGGCAGCAGTGTAGGGCCCAGAGTTACTGGGTTTTTCAGCTCCAGTAGGGCTATGTCCCCATTGAAGTTGTGCTCATCTTTAGGGTTGAAATCTGGGTGGATAAAGATCCTACGTACAGGGTGGTTACCCATCCTGTGGAGCTCGTCTACGTTGGTGTGGCCAAGGAAAATGTCAGCCTCttctgccagctgctccaggctcacATTATTCTGTACTCCTCCTTTGGGGAAGATGGTGTGGGCAGCGGTCAGGATCCAGCGATCACCCAGGAGGGCACCACCCCCTCGTCCATTGATGCCAGTCAGAGCCTGCCAAGGAAAATTGCCTCTCCCTGCTGATTTGCCACCCAAGATCCGCTGGACTTCAACAATGGGATGGACTGGCTTCCCACACACTGTGGAGAAACACAAGAACATGACACCTACCCTCTGTTGTCctggcttttctctctctttgctcATCATCactgtttaatttctctttattttggctttttggaTAGTTTTACATTTTCCCTCACAGATACCACTATCCTCATCCCCCCTCCCTGCATGTTGTGCCAGTTTTGTACTGATTGTAAGCATAAGTCAGAAAATACCAGACAAAGTCAGAGCTTTTACTGACCTGGCAAGCAGGATGGAATTCTCTTCTGGCCATCTTGATCCAGCCAGGTTCCCTCAGGAGAACAGGTGAATCTTTCTGTAGGATGAGAGGGAAGGGAATGAGACCCAGGCCTGCAGGCATGGGGTGGGaaaagaatagaatagaatagaatagaatagaatagaatagaatagaatagaatagaatagaatagaatagaatagaatagaatattttcAAGAGATTTCTCAACCCTTCCATCCCGAAGCACTCTTTCCTGGGAAAAGCTGCTTGTGGTAGGGTGTGGAATGTTTCTGTCTGTACACCTTGAAGCACCTCAGTTCCAGGGGAGCAGTAAAGCTCATCCACTATAGAAGAAAAGGTTTAAGGGCCATCTACGTGAAGTCTTATCTTCACTGAGTCCACGGGTGTACAGAGCACTGTTTGACCTTATTTAGCTCAAAGAAGGGAGAGAAGTAGTAAAAGCATGGATTTTAGATTCAAACTTTGGTGTTGGTAGTTTGCAGAGAATAGGACAAGGTGGTTTGTCCCAGAAATGGGAACCAGATGAGTCAGTTACTGTACATGATAAGTATCTATTTCTGAGCCTAAGTTGCAGGTCAGCTAAACTTCACATGTCATGTCTCAACACAAACTCCACTACCTCCAACACCTTGCTTTTCTCAGAAAGTTTGTGCTGGtgactaaaaataatttttatacaaTTTGTCTTAACACTGAAGTAAATGCTTCTACAAAAATGTTTGCTATTCTCTTTCAATATTGACTAAATTAGGATGACTCCCCAGAATTTGGCTGGAGCTGATATTTGCTTgttcctgatttttcttctgatgaGACTGATCTCTGAATCTGTATGAAAGAATTAAACTCAGATGCAAGAATAATCAAATTGAACATTAGTACCAGCTTAAAGAACTCTTTAGCAGCATGTCACCTCTCTCCAACATGCAATACAACCATGTGTCCATGCTGGTAACTGTGTCCAGGAACtgattcagattatttttttttttccttgtggagGCTAAATGAGCAGCCAAGGCAAGGAAATAATGAACTCCTTATGCTGTTCTTGCAATCAAAGGTCCTGCATCATCAAGTAATGTCTCAGGTGTAAAAAGAAGGCATGTGAATGGTTTTGAATGATGACTCAAttttttctgagctgctgcattaaaatagatttttatgcAAGTGTGTTATTTAGCTCTTAGATATCTCTGCAGCTGAACAATATTCTAAAGAGCTAAACAGCAGTACATTGGAGCAGagtgtgtgtttatttatttgcctCTGTGGCAACTTGGACTGATGCAGTGAGTTTTATGAATTTTGGTGATTCCCAGACACCATGCCTcaaatttcagtgaaagaatGAATTCcaccagaaaataataaaatccactagggaaaaaaagaaccacAACTACAGCTGAGAGAACCTTCTCAGACCTTCCACAAAAGTTAAAGGGAACATGGAAGAGGGATGTGATGGGCTCTGGGAATGAAGCAGGGTGGGAATAGGCTGAGACAAAAAGACTTGAGATATGCTGCAGGGTCAAGAAAAGACTGGAGAGTCTTCACAGGAGGAAAGCATGAGCACTAAGCCTGGGGAGAAGAGGAATTCTAATTGGAAACGTGAGAGGGCTTTCCAGGCACAGGTCTCAGTGGTGTCTGTGTGGGATTAGGACTCACCACCGCCAGTTCCAGTGACGATGTGGTAATAGGGCTCATTGCACTGGTATGAGATCACTGACTGGTACTCATTGCTTGCAGGCTCCTTAACGTAGCTGAATACACCATTGGTCAGGTTTTTGGGGCTGCCACAGTTCACAACtacaacaaaggaaaaaaaagaagacatgaATCAACGGCAGACTGACAGCAAGTCTGGGCATCGGGGCCATGATGTGAAGGACCAGTTAGGACAGTGGGCAAAGACAGGTTATCCTAAAATAGATCCCAGATTAGGATCTTTTGCTTTTAGATGTTGCAACATCATAGAAATTTTTGAGTgatattttatgcatttttgtaaaggaggaaaaacatttgAACTTTtgcaaattcagaaaaatgtgaATCAGTGGTggacctccagaggtccttcCAGACAGCACATCCATGAGGCTATGGCATGGACTAAGTGAGTCAGAGAGGCTGAATTTCCTGTGTTCCTGGAGGAAGAAAGCCACAGTAGGGGATGTTATTCCTGTTCTCAGATCACTCACTTTTACAGTGGGGCATGGGTTGATGCCATGTGCCATCAGCCTGGCAGACAGCTGTGAAGGACACCAGCTTTTGGTCGCCCTACACGGGAGAGAAAAACATCTGTTTGTTGTGCAGAGCCTTTAATTCCTTCtccacatttaaatatttttctgtgtgccCATCTTTTCACTGCTGTCCAGTATCTGCCCCTATGCAGTCTGTTCCAGTTGCTgtctcctcctgccttccctctaTCCTGTATTTGCCACAGGCTACACATTCTT harbors:
- the C1S gene encoding complement C1s subcomponent isoform X2 translates to MWSLIFFCLPIWADGASMYGEILSPNYPQGYPNYANETWQIQVPLGYGIHLYFTHLDLEPSQDCEYDFVKILSGGYVEGVLCGQKKPRAPGSWIVEEFRVPYNTLTMIFQSDFSNEERFTGFAAYYIAMDLDECMDFVDEPCSHYCNNYIGGYFCSCPPDYFLYEDNKTCGVNCSGNVFTEPTGEIASPNYPNQYPENSRCDYRVALSPGYYVVLTIRSGDFDVEPADSKGTCHDSLTIVSGKQHFGPYCGSKFPGPSEIKTRSNILDIIFQTDQGTQHKGWKIRYYGDPVTCPMSVISNSVLDPKKDRYILKDIVKVTCVEGYEIVTQRDSITSFLSSCQENGEWTNSHLSCVPVNCGDPPPVDNAQASYVSELHEPLYTAAVRYQCEAPYYTLENKGHVIYQCSASGEWVNEEMGTKLPKCVPVCGVPSNPIRDTGRIFGGTRAEEGNFPWQVYFNDPRASGVLISDRWVMTAAHVLDGYDKPLMYAGVINVRREFLRGEAEKLIPEASFIHPGWKEEPAETRIDFDNDIALLKLKDPVKMGPNISPICLPGKSPEYELEEGTLGYIAGWGRREKGRLPADLWKAQIPVVNMDKCRSVKPEGFDDSIVYIFTDNMICAGGGKDSCQGDSGGAYAIQDPLNATRYYVAGLISWGPKCGTFGLYTKVVRYLDWIRETMREHEGEEAWQK
- the C1S gene encoding complement C1s subcomponent isoform X1; the encoded protein is MEKRSLIFFCLPIWADGASMYGEILSPNYPQGYPNYANETWQIQVPLGYGIHLYFTHLDLEPSQDCEYDFVKILSGGYVEGVLCGQKKPRAPGSWIVEEFRVPYNTLTMIFQSDFSNEERFTGFAAYYIAMDLDECMDFVDEPCSHYCNNYIGGYFCSCPPDYFLYEDNKTCGVNCSGNVFTEPTGEIASPNYPNQYPENSRCDYRVALSPGYYVVLTIRSGDFDVEPADSKGTCHDSLTIVSGKQHFGPYCGSKFPGPSEIKTRSNILDIIFQTDQGTQHKGWKIRYYGDPVTCPMSVISNSVLDPKKDRYILKDIVKVTCVEGYEIVTQRDSITSFLSSCQENGEWTNSHLSCVPVNCGDPPPVDNAQASYVSELHEPLYTAAVRYQCEAPYYTLENKGHVIYQCSASGEWVNEEMGTKLPKCVPVCGVPSNPIRDTGRIFGGTRAEEGNFPWQVYFNDPRASGVLISDRWVMTAAHVLDGYDKPLMYAGVINVRREFLRGEAEKLIPEASFIHPGWKEEPAETRIDFDNDIALLKLKDPVKMGPNISPICLPGKSPEYELEEGTLGYIAGWGRREKGRLPADLWKAQIPVVNMDKCRSVKPEGFDDSIVYIFTDNMICAGGGKDSCQGDSGGAYAIQDPLNATRYYVAGLISWGPKCGTFGLYTKVVRYLDWIRETMREHEGEEAWQK
- the C1R gene encoding complement C1r subcomponent yields the protein MHVPCLPWAFLFFGVIGCSPVPRASPFFGEIRSPSYPKPYPNDNISSWDIQVPKGYVVKLTFKYFDLEPSESCFYDYVKIKADKKDLGRYCGRLGSTTGNHPGRKEFVSKGNKMHLEFHSDFSNEDNGTVIPYRGFLAYYKAVDLDECDPNNAAENNGRPQCQHFCHNYVGGYFCSCRIGYRLQSDHHSCKVECSSELFTEASGYLSSPEYPQPYPENLRCNYSIRLQKGLSISLKFLEPFEIDDHQQVYCPYDQLKIQARGGEIGEFCGREPPGIIETNSNEVDILFLTDDSGFSHGWKIHYTSEKIRCPQPVPQDQFTIIRDLQPVYQFQDYFVVSCKTGYNLMEGDQKLVSFTAVCQADGTWHQPMPHCKIVNCGSPKNLTNGVFSYVKEPASNEYQSVISYQCNEPYYHIVTGTGGERFTCSPEGTWLDQDGQKRIPSCLPVCGKPVHPIVEVQRILGGKSAGRGNFPWQALTGINGRGGGALLGDRWILTAAHTIFPKGGVQNNVSLEQLAEEADIFLGHTNVDELHRMGNHPVRRIFIHPDFNPKDEHNFNGDIALLELKNPVTLGPTLLPICLPDATNTSFYAHGHMGYVSGFGVDKNRISSDLKYVSLPAVSQEKCQSWLDSNKKGIPMVFSENMFCAGLLEGKKDTCQGDSGSVFTVLDRESGRWVATGIVSWGIGCATGYGFYTKILNYVDWINGIVKEDRH